The following are encoded together in the Aciduricibacillus chroicocephali genome:
- a CDS encoding aspartate kinase — protein sequence MKVAKFGGSSVANATQIKKVCDIIKSDDSRKFVVVSAPGKRNKEDIKVTDLLIELGDTYASGKAYESVFEKIVKRYADIIEELDLPKSLLDEITDSTKKTLESDEPDEIKFDAVKASGEDSSARIVSAYLNKIGIQATYINPKEAGMIVSNQPGNAQILPESFPEINKLRDREGVLVIPGFFGYTANDKLMTFSRGGSDITGSIIAAGVKAELYENFTDVDSVFSVNPNIVENPKEITVLTYKEMRELSYAGFSVFHDEALIPAFQEKIPVCIKNTNNPSAPGTMIVAEKEQNGNCVVGIASDTDFCSLYVEKYLMNREVGFGRKLLQILEDEHVSFEHVPSGIDDMSVIIRNSEFTPEKETRVVERIQQELQVNTLKIRRNLAMIMVVGEGMKSTIGIISKATNAFAEANVNIEMVNQGSSEVSIMFGIEEEGLERSIRSLYKAFFG from the coding sequence ATGAAAGTAGCCAAATTTGGCGGCAGCTCTGTCGCTAACGCAACTCAAATCAAAAAAGTGTGCGATATTATTAAATCAGACGATTCTCGCAAATTTGTAGTTGTTTCTGCACCAGGAAAACGTAATAAAGAGGATATCAAAGTTACTGACCTTCTGATCGAACTTGGTGACACATATGCAAGTGGAAAAGCATACGAGTCTGTTTTCGAGAAAATTGTAAAACGCTATGCTGATATTATTGAAGAGCTGGATCTTCCAAAATCTTTGCTTGATGAAATTACTGATTCTACAAAGAAAACACTTGAAAGCGATGAACCTGACGAAATCAAGTTTGACGCTGTGAAAGCATCGGGAGAAGACAGTTCTGCTAGGATTGTCAGCGCCTATCTTAATAAAATTGGCATTCAAGCAACTTATATTAATCCAAAGGAAGCGGGTATGATTGTAAGCAATCAGCCGGGTAATGCCCAAATCTTGCCTGAAAGCTTCCCTGAAATTAATAAGTTGCGCGACCGTGAAGGCGTCCTCGTCATTCCTGGTTTCTTTGGCTACACTGCAAATGATAAACTGATGACTTTCTCACGCGGGGGATCTGATATTACAGGGTCAATCATCGCTGCCGGCGTGAAAGCAGAACTTTATGAGAATTTTACAGATGTCGATTCCGTATTTTCCGTTAATCCGAACATTGTAGAAAATCCAAAAGAAATTACTGTTCTTACATACAAGGAAATGCGTGAACTTTCATACGCTGGTTTCTCAGTCTTCCATGACGAAGCACTCATCCCTGCTTTCCAGGAGAAGATTCCTGTCTGCATCAAGAACACGAATAACCCATCCGCTCCAGGTACAATGATTGTGGCGGAAAAGGAACAAAACGGTAATTGTGTTGTCGGTATTGCGAGTGATACAGATTTCTGCAGCCTCTATGTTGAGAAATATCTGATGAACCGTGAAGTCGGTTTCGGACGTAAATTACTGCAAATACTTGAGGATGAGCATGTTTCATTTGAACATGTCCCTTCTGGTATTGACGATATGTCTGTCATCATCCGCAACAGCGAATTCACACCTGAAAAAGAAACACGTGTAGTAGAACGCATTCAGCAAGAACTCCAGGTCAACACATTAAAGATACGTCGCAACCTCGCTATGATTATGGTTGTTGGTGAAGGTATGAAGAGTACAATAGGTATTATTAGTAAAGCAACAAATGCTTTTGCCGAAGCAAATGTTAACATTGAAATGGTCAACCAAGGATCTTCAGAAGTTTCCATCATGTTCGGTATTGAAGAAGAAGGACTGGAACGCTCAATACGTTCCCTATATAAAGCTTTCTTTGGATAA
- the spo0A gene encoding sporulation transcription factor Spo0A — protein sequence MNKIKLCLVDDNRELIRMMEEYFETQKDIEVIGVAFNGQSCLELLDEVEPDVLILDIIMPHIDGLAVLNKLRQQNRSSYPNVIMLTAFGQEEVMKKAADMGASYFMLKPFDIENLGDQIRQIQGRPSNIQTVSHVSGGSGLRKKHDLEASITNIIHEIGVPAHIKGYQYLREAITMVYHDVELLGSITKVLYPDIGKAFNTTASRVERAIRHAIEVAWSRGNMDSISALFGYTVSISKAKPTNSEFIAMVADRLRLEHKAS from the coding sequence TTGAACAAGATAAAATTATGTCTTGTGGATGATAACAGAGAACTCATCCGTATGATGGAAGAATATTTTGAAACGCAGAAGGATATTGAAGTTATTGGTGTAGCTTTTAACGGACAATCCTGCCTTGAATTGCTTGATGAAGTTGAACCCGATGTACTTATTCTCGACATCATCATGCCTCATATAGATGGACTAGCTGTTTTGAATAAATTGCGACAGCAGAACCGATCTTCCTACCCGAATGTTATTATGCTTACAGCTTTTGGTCAGGAAGAGGTTATGAAAAAGGCAGCAGATATGGGTGCTTCCTATTTCATGCTCAAGCCATTTGATATTGAAAATCTCGGTGATCAAATTCGCCAGATTCAAGGAAGACCTTCTAATATTCAGACAGTCAGTCATGTCAGTGGAGGCAGCGGTCTCAGGAAGAAACATGATCTTGAAGCAAGCATTACAAATATCATTCATGAAATTGGTGTTCCGGCACATATTAAAGGCTATCAGTATTTGCGTGAAGCAATCACTATGGTTTACCATGACGTTGAATTGCTTGGCTCAATTACAAAAGTGCTTTATCCGGATATTGGAAAAGCATTCAATACGACAGCTTCGAGAGTTGAACGGGCAATCCGTCACGCCATCGAAGTCGCCTGGAGCCGAGGCAATATGGATTCCATTTCTGCTTTATTCGGATATACAGTAAGCATTTCCAAAGCAAAACCGACGAATTCAGAGTTCATTGCAATGGTTGCTGACAGACTCCGTTTGGAACATAAAGCTTCTTAA
- the spoIVB gene encoding SpoIVB peptidase, whose translation MDDTRKAGMLRAVFILLMIGFVLFAMPAPGVQAKQDNSQLSNDRFTTDESGFFASAEETHIPAAAAERKIDKAAVQNLKVIPGGQSLGVQLETLGVLVVGHHLVTTETGKASPGEEAEVKVGDAILEINGDKINHMEDVKPYVEKSGAEEKPLNLKLKRGERMIKTELMPKKSKKNGEYQLGLYIRDSAAGIGTMTFYEPGSKKYGALGHIISDMDTKKPIEINNGTIVRSSVTAIEKGNSGQPGEKQAKFSIADHHLGNITKNSPFGIFGKLNGDLANGMMDQPLPIALSNEVKDGPAKILTVVKGEKVEAFDVEIVSNVPQKHPATKGMVVKITDKELLKRTGGIVQGMSGSPIIQNGKVIGAVTHVFVNDPTSGYGVHIEWMLQDAGIDLYKSNKKAS comes from the coding sequence TTGGATGATACACGCAAAGCAGGCATGTTACGGGCTGTCTTCATTTTACTGATGATCGGCTTTGTTCTTTTTGCAATGCCAGCACCGGGTGTGCAAGCGAAGCAGGATAACAGCCAATTGTCTAACGACAGATTTACAACAGATGAGTCCGGCTTTTTCGCTTCTGCTGAAGAAACGCATATTCCTGCTGCCGCTGCCGAGAGAAAAATTGATAAAGCGGCAGTTCAAAATCTGAAAGTTATTCCTGGAGGTCAGTCACTGGGAGTCCAGCTGGAAACGCTCGGTGTTCTCGTTGTTGGCCATCATCTTGTGACGACAGAGACAGGTAAAGCTTCACCCGGGGAAGAAGCAGAGGTAAAAGTTGGCGATGCAATTCTTGAAATCAATGGCGATAAAATCAACCATATGGAAGATGTCAAACCTTATGTTGAAAAGTCAGGTGCTGAAGAAAAGCCGCTTAACCTTAAGTTGAAGCGCGGAGAAAGAATGATTAAAACTGAATTGATGCCGAAAAAAAGCAAGAAGAACGGAGAGTACCAGCTTGGTCTTTATATCCGCGATTCTGCAGCAGGGATTGGAACGATGACATTTTATGAGCCTGGCTCAAAGAAGTATGGGGCATTAGGTCATATAATTTCTGACATGGATACGAAAAAACCGATCGAAATTAATAACGGAACGATAGTCCGCTCCTCCGTAACAGCAATTGAAAAGGGGAATAGCGGACAACCAGGAGAAAAGCAGGCCAAGTTCTCGATTGCAGATCATCACCTTGGAAATATTACAAAAAACAGTCCGTTTGGTATTTTTGGAAAATTGAATGGTGATCTTGCAAATGGCATGATGGATCAGCCATTGCCAATTGCACTGTCCAATGAAGTGAAAGACGGGCCAGCTAAAATTCTTACAGTAGTAAAAGGCGAGAAAGTTGAAGCATTTGATGTAGAAATTGTAAGCAATGTGCCACAAAAGCACCCAGCAACAAAAGGAATGGTTGTCAAGATTACGGACAAAGAGCTGTTAAAACGTACTGGTGGTATTGTGCAAGGCATGAGCGGAAGCCCGATTATCCAAAATGGTAAAGTAATTGGTGCTGTAACTCATGTATTTGTAAACGATCCAACTTCCGGATATGGCGTTCATATTGAATGGATGCTGCAGGATGCTGGAATTGATTTATACAAAAGTAATAAAAAAGCGAGCTGA